In Myxococcus guangdongensis, one genomic interval encodes:
- the pssA gene encoding CDP-diacylglycerol--serine O-phosphatidyltransferase, with protein MKLRKLMFVLPNLFTVTSIFCGFYAITLCAGEADPVHLYQAALAIFFAMFFDGFDGRVARLTKTQSDFGVQLDSLADVVSFGAAPALLVYKWALAPLGFAGLFISFAFAACGALRLARFNVLAARNPHGGGGSFFVGLPIPLAAGMLVSVIISHHVASQGEPLQESAYVPVAVAVVGLSLLMVSTVRYRTFKDTRPNRKSAAVFMLMVAAGVAIATQYHPAWLLVACCGAYLALGLVESAVQVRTHLAARKLSAGSAVVAGVIDDEEDDEESEDGQGPRNDGPAFL; from the coding sequence ATGAAGTTACGGAAACTGATGTTCGTGCTGCCGAACCTCTTCACTGTCACGTCCATCTTCTGTGGCTTCTATGCCATCACGCTGTGCGCGGGTGAGGCGGATCCGGTCCACCTCTATCAGGCCGCGTTGGCCATCTTCTTCGCGATGTTCTTCGATGGGTTCGACGGCCGCGTCGCGCGGTTGACGAAGACGCAGAGCGACTTCGGGGTCCAGCTGGACAGTCTGGCGGACGTCGTCTCCTTCGGGGCGGCTCCCGCGCTGCTGGTCTACAAGTGGGCCCTGGCGCCGCTGGGTTTCGCGGGGCTGTTCATCTCGTTCGCGTTCGCCGCGTGCGGCGCGCTGCGACTGGCGCGCTTCAACGTGCTGGCGGCGCGCAATCCGCACGGGGGTGGCGGGAGCTTCTTCGTGGGCCTGCCCATCCCGCTCGCCGCGGGCATGCTCGTCTCGGTCATCATCTCCCACCATGTGGCCTCCCAGGGGGAGCCGCTCCAGGAGTCGGCCTACGTGCCCGTGGCGGTGGCGGTGGTGGGCCTGTCGCTGCTGATGGTGTCGACGGTGCGCTACCGCACCTTCAAGGACACCCGCCCCAACCGGAAGAGCGCGGCCGTGTTCATGCTGATGGTGGCCGCCGGTGTGGCCATCGCGACGCAGTATCATCCCGCCTGGTTGCTGGTGGCCTGCTGTGGCGCCTACCTCGCGCTCGGGTTGGTGGAGTCCGCGGTGCAGGTGCGCACGCACCTGGCCGCGCGCAAGCTCTCCGCGGGCTCGGCGGTCGTCGCGGGCGTCATCGATGACGAAGAGGATGACGAGGAGTCCGAGGACGGCCAGGGTCCCCGCAACGACGGACCCGCCTTCCTCTGA
- a CDS encoding alpha/beta fold hydrolase, with amino-acid sequence MGDGRWVVWVLVAGLVVVLGNVLWVALVRRWYRLRTPLPQAFKARCADGWELAVHVRRAPVKRFEEPVLLCHGLAANRFTFDFEPPYSVAHYLAEAGFDCFSVEWRGTGHSRLPPRGRRYTDFTIDDHILQDGPALLELALKETGAKRAFWLGHSLGGLVGYGLAQGPEGAKLAGLLTLGAPVHFKSEPFLRTLISLGVRAAWPARFRQEWMSASLAPFLGYVTLPLSDLVVNPLHIPPRIQRQVYANMMSSMSRKVLLQFQDWIEHDAFRSFDRTRDWRAGIAGLQLPILVMGGSADRLATAENVESQFSLITAPDRTLHVFGKDRGDAMDYGHGDLVFGKGAPSEVYPLIREWLEKHATPLTSAAEPPPPI; translated from the coding sequence ATGGGAGACGGGCGCTGGGTCGTGTGGGTGCTGGTCGCTGGCCTCGTCGTGGTGCTGGGGAATGTCCTTTGGGTGGCGCTGGTCCGGCGGTGGTACCGTCTGCGCACGCCCCTTCCCCAGGCCTTCAAGGCGCGGTGCGCGGACGGGTGGGAGCTGGCGGTGCACGTCCGGCGCGCGCCGGTGAAGCGCTTCGAGGAGCCGGTGCTCCTGTGCCATGGACTGGCGGCCAACCGGTTCACGTTCGACTTCGAGCCCCCCTACTCCGTGGCCCACTACCTGGCCGAAGCGGGCTTCGACTGCTTCAGCGTGGAGTGGCGGGGCACGGGGCACTCACGCCTGCCACCTCGAGGGCGGCGGTACACCGACTTCACCATCGACGACCACATCCTGCAGGACGGGCCCGCACTGCTGGAGCTGGCGCTGAAGGAGACGGGCGCGAAGCGGGCGTTCTGGTTGGGGCACTCCTTGGGCGGGCTCGTGGGTTATGGGCTGGCCCAAGGGCCGGAGGGCGCGAAGCTCGCGGGGCTGCTCACGCTCGGCGCACCCGTGCACTTCAAGTCCGAGCCGTTCCTGCGCACGCTCATCTCCCTCGGCGTGCGCGCCGCGTGGCCCGCCCGCTTCCGGCAGGAGTGGATGAGCGCCAGCCTGGCCCCGTTCCTGGGCTACGTGACGCTGCCCCTGTCCGACCTGGTGGTGAATCCGCTGCACATCCCTCCGCGCATCCAGCGGCAGGTCTACGCGAACATGATGTCGTCGATGAGCCGCAAGGTGCTGCTCCAGTTCCAGGACTGGATTGAGCACGACGCGTTCCGCTCATTCGACCGCACCCGCGACTGGCGCGCGGGCATCGCCGGGCTCCAGTTGCCCATCCTCGTCATGGGCGGAAGCGCGGACCGGCTCGCCACCGCGGAGAACGTGGAGAGCCAGTTCAGCCTCATCACCGCGCCGGACCGCACCCTCCATGTCTTCGGCAAGGACCGCGGCGACGCGATGGACTACGGCCATGGGGACCTGGTGTTCGGCAAGGGCGCCCCCTCGGAGGTCTATCCCCTCATCCGCGAGTGGCTCGAGAAGCATGCCACGCCGCTCACCTCCGCCGCCGAGCCTCCTCCTCCCATCTGA
- a CDS encoding HU family DNA-binding protein: MTKAELVEVVAAQTRLTKKSAAQILDIVFTNIGKAVKKDARFSYPGFGTWSVRSRKARKIRNPQTNEMMKLKASKTIGFRPAKELKNSL; encoded by the coding sequence ATGACCAAGGCAGAGCTCGTCGAGGTGGTGGCGGCGCAGACACGTCTCACCAAGAAGTCGGCGGCGCAGATCCTCGACATCGTCTTCACCAACATCGGCAAGGCCGTGAAGAAGGATGCGCGCTTCAGCTACCCCGGCTTCGGCACGTGGTCCGTGCGCTCCCGCAAGGCGCGCAAGATTCGCAACCCCCAGACGAACGAGATGATGAAGCTCAAGGCGTCGAAGACCATCGGCTTCCGCCCGGCCAAGGAGCTCAAGAACTCGCTGTGA
- a CDS encoding M23 family metallopeptidase, giving the protein MSFDEVYDTSEFVDSEPAPVAPREPPPAPARTLSRVAAPEPSEELQGALTTFAQRARAHRRQVARGGPMPLGQVQGWEVMNGVLDAFLERALERTDARDVAKARGVLEAELEQDGRTYGDMPGALAEAVVLRVGRLAVRMAELRRLEHPENADGLPRLAWPVDPVTITSVFGQRWHPIRGEQRRHLGVDLAAKQGQIIYTAAKGVVLRAGWNGDHGLQVEVQHEGRWLTRYSHLSRVLVEPGEVLDPGHAVGLAGETGLATGVHLHFELWKDGEVVDPLDALEDAGDERPRTPPMARGVTGS; this is encoded by the coding sequence ATGAGCTTTGACGAGGTCTACGACACCTCGGAGTTCGTCGACTCCGAGCCCGCCCCCGTGGCTCCCCGCGAGCCCCCTCCGGCCCCCGCGCGGACGCTCTCGCGGGTGGCCGCGCCGGAGCCCTCCGAGGAGCTGCAGGGCGCCCTCACCACGTTCGCGCAGCGCGCCCGAGCCCACCGCCGACAGGTGGCCCGGGGCGGCCCGATGCCGCTGGGACAGGTGCAGGGCTGGGAGGTGATGAACGGCGTCCTCGACGCCTTCCTGGAGCGCGCCCTGGAGCGCACGGATGCCCGCGACGTGGCGAAGGCCCGCGGCGTCCTGGAGGCCGAGCTGGAGCAGGACGGCAGGACGTACGGCGACATGCCGGGCGCGCTGGCGGAGGCGGTGGTGCTGAGGGTGGGGCGCCTCGCGGTCCGCATGGCGGAGCTGCGCCGGTTGGAGCACCCGGAGAACGCGGACGGCCTGCCCCGGCTGGCCTGGCCCGTGGACCCGGTCACCATCACCAGCGTGTTCGGTCAGCGCTGGCACCCCATCCGGGGCGAGCAGCGCCGTCACCTCGGCGTGGACCTGGCGGCGAAGCAGGGGCAGATCATCTACACCGCCGCGAAGGGCGTGGTGCTGCGAGCGGGCTGGAACGGCGACCATGGCCTCCAGGTGGAGGTCCAGCACGAGGGGCGCTGGCTCACGCGCTACAGCCACCTGTCCCGCGTGCTGGTGGAGCCCGGAGAGGTCCTGGACCCGGGCCACGCCGTGGGGCTCGCCGGTGAGACGGGGCTGGCCACGGGCGTGCACCTGCACTTCGAGCTGTGGAAGGACGGCGAGGTGGTGGACCCGCTGGACGCGCTCGAGGACGCCGGTGACGAGCGCCCTCGCACGCCGCCCATGGCTCGCGGCGTGACGGGCTCTTGA
- the ltaE gene encoding low-specificity L-threonine aldolase — protein sequence MKPIDFRSDTVTKPTAAMRRAIAEAEVGDDVYGEDPTVLRLEAKVAERLGLEAALFVPSGTQANQLAIGAHCRQGDEVLTEAGSHILHYEGGAVPALWGVQPQPLPGEWGVLTPEVVAAAVREDNIHNPRTRLLSLENTHNRGGGAVWSVERFAQVVKVARDAGLAVHLDGARLFNAEVAAGVPASSWAKLTDTTAVCFSKGLGAPVGSALVGRADLIREARRLRKRLGGGMRQAGILAAAALYALEHHVERLAEDHANARRLAAGLAEVPGVKVDVSRVETNMVFAEFTRPARDMVPLLSAQGVLTNPAGGPRSVRLVTHLDVSAADIDEAVSRVRRALK from the coding sequence ATGAAGCCCATCGACTTTCGCTCCGACACCGTCACGAAGCCCACCGCGGCGATGCGGCGAGCCATCGCCGAGGCCGAGGTCGGCGACGACGTCTATGGCGAGGACCCCACGGTGTTGCGCCTGGAGGCGAAGGTGGCCGAGCGGCTCGGCCTGGAGGCGGCGCTGTTCGTGCCCTCCGGCACGCAGGCCAACCAGCTCGCCATCGGCGCGCACTGCCGGCAGGGGGACGAGGTCCTGACCGAGGCGGGCAGTCACATCCTGCACTACGAGGGCGGCGCGGTGCCGGCGCTGTGGGGCGTGCAGCCGCAGCCCCTGCCGGGCGAGTGGGGCGTGTTGACGCCGGAGGTGGTGGCGGCCGCGGTTCGCGAGGACAACATCCACAACCCGCGCACGCGGTTGTTGTCGCTGGAGAACACGCACAACCGGGGCGGTGGCGCGGTGTGGTCCGTGGAGCGCTTCGCCCAGGTGGTGAAGGTGGCGCGTGACGCGGGGCTGGCGGTGCACCTGGACGGCGCGCGGCTGTTCAACGCGGAGGTCGCGGCGGGAGTCCCGGCGTCCTCGTGGGCGAAGCTGACGGACACGACGGCGGTGTGTTTCTCGAAGGGGTTGGGCGCGCCGGTGGGCTCGGCGTTGGTGGGGCGCGCGGACCTCATCCGTGAGGCGCGTCGGCTGCGCAAGCGATTGGGCGGAGGCATGCGTCAGGCGGGCATCCTGGCGGCCGCGGCGCTGTACGCGCTGGAGCATCACGTGGAGCGGCTCGCGGAGGACCACGCGAACGCGCGTCGCCTCGCGGCGGGGCTCGCGGAGGTCCCGGGCGTGAAGGTGGACGTGTCACGGGTGGAGACGAACATGGTGTTCGCCGAGTTCACGCGTCCGGCCCGGGACATGGTGCCGCTCTTGAGCGCCCAGGGCGTGTTGACGAACCCCGCGGGAGGCCCGCGCTCGGTGCGCCTGGTGACACATCTGGACGTGTCCGCCGCGGACATCGACGAGGCCGTGTCGCGTGTGCGTCGCGCCCTGAAGTAG
- the nth gene encoding endonuclease III: MVLPRVDTAGLGGPARVTYNGRVPGRETAAAKRERAVKVMERLEASMPDARIELDYQSPLQLLVAVMLSAQCTDKRVNMVTPALFQHFPDTQAYARAKPTDVEPFIRTCGLYRAKAKNIVAAAKILTERHGGEVPLERDALAELPGVGRKTAGVVCIHLGGDNAFPVDTHVKRLAYRLGFTTQEDPDKVEADMQAILPPERWTLGHQLLVWHGRRTCFARSPECARCVVAELCPKKGVDARVAEPEKSPAPARVKKATTAKRPAGSRAKP; the protein is encoded by the coding sequence ATGGTTCTCCCGAGAGTGGACACAGCGGGGCTTGGGGGCCCGGCAAGGGTGACATACAACGGCCGCGTGCCCGGACGTGAGACAGCGGCGGCGAAGCGCGAGCGCGCGGTGAAGGTCATGGAGCGACTGGAAGCCTCCATGCCCGACGCTCGCATCGAACTGGACTACCAATCCCCCCTGCAACTGCTCGTGGCGGTGATGCTCTCCGCCCAATGCACCGACAAGCGGGTGAACATGGTGACGCCCGCCCTCTTCCAACACTTCCCCGACACCCAGGCGTACGCCCGGGCCAAGCCCACCGACGTGGAGCCGTTCATCCGCACCTGCGGCCTGTACCGCGCCAAGGCGAAGAACATCGTCGCGGCGGCAAAAATCCTCACCGAGAGACATGGCGGCGAGGTGCCACTCGAACGTGACGCGCTGGCGGAGCTTCCCGGCGTGGGCCGCAAGACGGCGGGCGTGGTGTGCATCCACCTGGGCGGCGACAACGCCTTCCCCGTGGACACGCACGTCAAGCGGCTCGCCTATCGGCTCGGCTTCACCACCCAGGAGGACCCCGACAAGGTGGAGGCCGACATGCAGGCCATCCTGCCCCCGGAGCGATGGACGCTGGGTCATCAGCTCCTGGTGTGGCACGGACGACGCACGTGCTTCGCGCGTTCACCCGAGTGCGCTCGCTGCGTCGTGGCGGAGCTGTGCCCGAAGAAGGGCGTCGATGCGCGCGTGGCCGAGCCGGAGAAGTCCCCGGCCCCGGCTCGCGTGAAGAAGGCGACTACCGCGAAGCGCCCAGCTGGTTCTCGCGCGAAACCTTGA
- the def gene encoding peptide deformylase, with amino-acid sequence MVREILIWPDPILKQKAKPVTKVDDSVRALVKDMFETMYAADGVGLAAPQIGVLQRVIVLDTTPRQPESKPLAMINPEIVTLEGETTYNEGCLSLPGESEDVDRAAVVTVKYLDVDGNEQTLRCDELLAIAVQHETDHLNGTVFVDHVSTLKREFIRKRMKRLKVSRENQLGASR; translated from the coding sequence ATGGTTCGTGAAATCCTCATCTGGCCCGACCCCATCCTGAAGCAGAAGGCCAAGCCGGTGACGAAGGTGGACGACTCCGTCCGCGCGCTGGTGAAGGACATGTTCGAGACGATGTACGCCGCCGACGGCGTGGGGCTCGCCGCCCCGCAGATTGGCGTGCTCCAGCGCGTCATCGTCCTCGACACCACACCTCGCCAGCCCGAGTCCAAGCCCCTGGCGATGATCAACCCCGAAATCGTCACCCTCGAGGGCGAGACGACCTACAACGAGGGGTGCCTCTCCCTGCCGGGTGAGTCGGAGGACGTGGACCGCGCCGCCGTCGTCACGGTGAAGTACCTGGACGTGGACGGCAACGAGCAGACGCTGCGCTGTGACGAGCTGCTCGCCATCGCCGTGCAGCACGAGACGGACCACCTGAACGGCACGGTGTTCGTGGACCACGTCTCGACGCTGAAGCGCGAGTTCATCCGCAAGCGGATGAAGCGCCTCAAGGTTTCGCGCGAGAACCAGCTGGGCGCTTCGCGGTAG